One stretch of Gambusia affinis linkage group LG05, SWU_Gaff_1.0, whole genome shotgun sequence DNA includes these proteins:
- the LOC122831171 gene encoding kinetochore protein SLK19-like — MRRSIQEWQTMEVELTDDDPQSQKNLMKNGDERARDTTRRSITPEDNQTENSPSKERAQQAEKDLRKQQQNTYQLKKEIKLLEVKNFKLSNNFKGISAKFLESVTRIEELEGQLKNMEQALAEKTHSLMAETARRRDLSEKVAGLKVYRDRALDAEKLVKELKDDNQRLKIQLDASQLKAITSRNESESLKAELKMQSDIMKTKENTIDNFKMVLDAKEKIIDAQKEEIKKQRKVAQETEMEAKRNRQNEETSMKRLKHKDDENLSLRKEITSLHKSLIDFERKMSKQESKYQVLQEKCERAQTEKANLQKKYQKLKTSAANLEKEIVETQTLLEKSKQETQFFKHQVEQVKIKLVDTTDNSKENKIKFEKDLLRTREDYMKLRTQREDALTKNRRAAEVLLSNNRKIGIQADIIREQECKIVELTKEVLRLHANEQKFKMVKETYSKVQRLGLNEENGDIILLPDTDKKTGKLTMLRTENRRLSTKLKEKVTEIENLKLEEANLQNVMKCLKSKLDHVPEDVMLQVQESQTTIKALRRQKKALEAEQQTA; from the coding sequence ATGAGACGTTCAATACAAGAATGGCAGACCATGGAGGTTGAATTAACTGACGACGATCCTCAATCCCAAAAGAACCTCATGAAAAATGGGGATGAAAGAGCCAGAGACACAACGCGGCGATCCATAACGCCAGAGGACAACCAGACAGAAAACTCTCCGTCCAAGGAGAGAGCGCAACAAGCTGAAAAAGATTTAcggaaacaacaacagaacacatatcagctgaagaaggaaattaaattgctggaggttaaaaattttaaactttccaaCAACTTTAAAGGGATTTCCGCTAAATTTCTGGAAAGTGTAACTAGGATTGAGGAACTAGAAGGTCAGttaaaaaacatggaacaagcTCTTGCAGAGAAGACACATTCTCTCATGGCTGAAACTGCACGGAGGCGCGACTTGTCTGAGAAAGTGGCAGGACTGAAAGTGTACAGAGATCGAGCCCTTGATGCAGAAAAACTGGTGAAAGAGCTTAAAGACGACAATCAAAGATTGAAAATACAACTAGATGCGTCTCAGCTAAAAGCAATCACATCTAGAAATGAATCAGAGAGCCTGAAAGCCGAGCTTAAAATGCAGTCTGATATAATGAAAACTAAGGAGAACACAATTGACAATTTTAAGATGGTCTTGGATGCAAAGGAAAAGATAATTGATGCTCAGAAGGAGGAGATTAAGAAACAACGCAAAGTTGCACAAGAGACAGAAATGGAGGCAAAAAGAAATCGCCAGAATGAAGAAACTTCAATGAAGCgactaaaacacaaagatgacgAAAATCTGAGCCTACGAAAGGAAATTACGTCACTACACAAGTCTTTGATTGATTTTGAGAGGAAGATGTCCAAACAAGAGTCGAAATACCAAGTCCTCCAGGAGAAATGTGAACgtgctcaaacagaaaaagcaaacctacagaaaaaatatcaaaaactaaaaacttctgCAGCAAATCTTGAGAAAGAGATTGTTGAAACCCAGACACTCCTGGAAAAGTCCAAGCAAGAGACTCAATTTTTTAAGCATCAGGTGGAGCAGGTCAAGATAAAGCTGGTTGACACGACAGACAACAGCAAggaaaataagattaaatttgagAAGGACCTCCTGCGTACACGGGAAGATTACATGAAACTGAGAACGCAGAGAGAAGACGCTCTgaccaaaaacagaagagctgcagaagtACTTCTcagcaataacagaaaaattggAATACAGGCCGATATCATTCGTGAACAGGAATGCAAGATCGTAGAACTAACTAAGGAAGTTCTGCGACTCCATGCGAATGAGCAGAAATTCAAAATGGTTAAAGAAACGTATTCCAAGGTGCAAAGGCTGGGGCTAAATGAAGAGAATGGAGATATTATACTTCTCCCAGACACGGACAAGAAAACGGGAAAACTCACAATGCTTCGCACTGAGAACCGCAGATTGTCCACAAAGCTGAAAgagaaagtgacagaaattgAAAATCTAAAGCTTGAGGAGGCGAATCTCCAGAATGTGATGAAGTGTCTCAAGTCTAAGTTAGACCATGTGCCGGAAGATGTAATGCTTCAAGTTCAGGAGAGTCAGACCACCATCAAAGCTCTTAGAAGGCAGAAAAAAGCACTAGAGGCAGAG